In the genome of Deltaproteobacteria bacterium, the window CATCACTACCCCTCTTGATACCCTGAACCCTGAAAGCAACCGGCAATATCTGATAGTCGTTGCTTGGTTTTTCCCCCTCCCTTACAAAGAGGAAGAGGGAAACCTCCGGACCCCTTTCGGAAGATTTCCCGGAAAAAATGAATATGGAACCTGCACTTCTATAATCGACCAGGCACCCTGAAAACTTGAGATGGGACCGTTCCATGGATTGACCGTTTAGGCGGGTTGAGGTACCTTGGCACTAAGCCATGGGATCCTTTAGGCCCCCGCGGACCGTTACCATGTCCAGGGGCACCTTTCTCTGGGGATTCCTGGCGCCGGGGAAAGGATGATCCTGTTACTGGTCATGCGTTTGCTCCTGGTCGAAGACGATGAGAAGATCGCCTCCTTTGTTTTGAAGGGATTGAAGGAGGCCGGGGCAGGGGGGTTAGAGTGTGAGGGGCTGGATCTTGCAGGGCTACTCAGGGATGCATGCGCCCTTTTCGACCCCATCGCCGAAGAGAAGGGCGTCGGGATCGTGCTGGAGGTCCCCAAGGAATGTGCCTTCCAGGGTGATATCCGGAAGCTTCAGCGGATGGTGGCCAATCTGTTGGATAATGCCCTGAAATACACCCCTGGCGGTGGAACCGTCAGGATCTCCCTGGAAGATGGCGCAGGGCGGATAGTCCTATCCGTTCAAGATACCGGTATAGGCATCACCCCGGAAGACCTTCCCAGGATTTTTGATCGGTTTTACCGCTGCGATGAGAGCCGTTCTCAGGGAGGAGTGGGCCTGGGTCTCAGTTTCGCCCTCGCCGTGGCCCGGGCCCACGGCGGGAATATCCGGGTTCAAAGCACCCCTGGAAGGGGCAGCACCTTTTCCGTTTTTCTTCCTCGATCCAATTGTTCCCAATAACCCATACCTTCCTTTTCCGAACATTATCAAACGATCATTTTGCCGTCATCCAGCCGTAAGGTTCCCGGGCTATTGAGTAAGGAGCCCCCATTAACGCCTGGAGGATTTCGCCGGGTGCCTTCAATAGGTGTTTCATCCGGGTGAATCAGAAATCCCGCCCTGAA includes:
- a CDS encoding HAMP domain-containing histidine kinase, with protein sequence MILLLVMRLLLVEDDEKIASFVLKGLKEAGAGGLECEGLDLAGLLRDACALFDPIAEEKGVGIVLEVPKECAFQGDIRKLQRMVANLLDNALKYTPGGGTVRISLEDGAGRIVLSVQDTGIGITPEDLPRIFDRFYRCDESRSQGGVGLGLSFALAVARAHGGNIRVQSTPGRGSTFSVFLPRSNCSQ